In Methanotorris formicicus Mc-S-70, a single window of DNA contains:
- a CDS encoding TatD family hydrolase: MNLKNLPITDNHIHVDNENGYGAEKVAKIFYNAGGKVMIVLNKPTFDGNLTKSMDILVKDVEKINKNTDVKAFGLVGVHPAELTVMLKRGISLEKAKEKMIDALNYAKKLVEENDFIVGIGEVGRPHYEVDEETWKASNEILKYAMVIAKDIDCSLQIHAESATEEQFKEFSEMAEEVGLNPDKVIKHHCGDMVLEGEKYKIFPSIIASKPVESAVKKSLRFVMETDYIDDLKRPGVVLGIKTVPRRTRKLMEMDLLDEEGCFKIHKENIEKLYNVEIDNYG; this comes from the coding sequence ATGAACCTTAAAAATCTTCCCATAACTGACAACCACATCCATGTAGATAATGAGAACGGCTACGGTGCGGAGAAGGTTGCAAAAATCTTCTACAATGCTGGAGGAAAGGTGATGATTGTTTTAAACAAACCTACATTTGACGGAAATTTAACAAAATCCATGGATATTTTAGTTAAGGATGTTGAAAAGATAAACAAAAACACGGATGTTAAGGCGTTTGGTTTGGTTGGAGTTCATCCGGCAGAATTAACTGTCATGTTAAAGAGGGGAATTTCCTTAGAGAAGGCAAAGGAAAAAATGATTGATGCCTTAAATTATGCAAAAAAACTTGTTGAGGAGAATGATTTTATTGTTGGCATTGGGGAAGTTGGAAGACCACATTATGAGGTTGATGAAGAGACATGGAAGGCATCCAATGAGATATTAAAATATGCAATGGTGATTGCAAAGGATATTGACTGCTCACTCCAAATACACGCTGAATCTGCAACAGAAGAGCAATTTAAGGAGTTCTCTGAAATGGCAGAAGAGGTTGGGCTAAATCCTGATAAGGTTATAAAGCACCACTGTGGGGATATGGTTTTGGAAGGGGAGAAATATAAAATATTTCCATCAATAATTGCATCAAAACCCGTTGAAAGTGCAGTAAAAAAATCATTAAGGTTTGTTATGGAGACGGATTATATAGATGATTTAAAAAGACCGGGAGTAGTTTTGGGCATTAAAACAGTTCCAAGAAGAACAAGGAAACTCATGGAAATGGACTTATTGGATGAAGAAGGATGCTTCAAAATCCACAAAGAAAATATTGAAAAGTTGTATAATGTTGAAATTGATAATTATGGTTAA